Within Dehalococcoidia bacterium, the genomic segment CGATAGAGGCCGTGTTCGTGGATGTATTGCTCGACGGGTGGTGGGACGCTATCGCTGACCGAGCGGCTCTCGGAGATTCGCTGCCTGATGTCCGTGGCGCTGATGTCCAACATCGGGCCGCGGATGGTCTTGATCCTGTCGTGTGCCACGGGGAACTCACATTCGATCTCGGCGGTCGAGATGTCGACACTGTCCGGTCTGGGCACGGCGACTACGGTACACATGTCGAAGAGTCGCTCAGGCTCGTGCCAGCGACGGAGGTCGCGTACTGAGTCCATGCCCAGAATGAAGTACAGCTCGGCTTCGTTGCCCTTCTCATCGCGCATCTCGGCGAGCGTGTCGACCGTGTAGGTCGGGCCGGGGCGTTCGATCTCGATCGAAGATACTTCGAGTCCGGGCCTGTCCTCGACCGCAAGCTTCACCATCGCGAGCCTGTGGTCGGCTGACGTCACCTGCTGACCGGACTTGAGCCACGGTCGGCCAGCCGGAATCAGGATGACCCTGTCGAGGTCCAGCCGATCTCGGGCAGCCTCGGCAATCGCGAGGTGACCGAGGTGGATCGGGTCGAACGTCCCGCCGAGGATGCCGATTCGGTGTGGGGTCGTCGATGCCAACAGTTCTCCGGAGCTCACTTGGGACGCAGAACGTCAGGACTTAACTACACAGGGGCCCCTGTGTAATATATCCCTACTATACCGAACGGGGCTCACGCGGACTTGCACGTCCCCTCAGGAGTACGCCATGACCGATATTACGCCGACTGACCATAACGTTGAGGTGAACGGGCTCAACATTCACTACCTGGACTGGGGAGGACCGTCTAACCGCAACCTGCTGCTTGCACATGGGCAGGGTGGGAACGCTCACAACTGGGACCACATCGCCCGCGCGCTGCACGAGGAGTTCCGCGTGATCGCCATCGACCAGCGTGGACACGGCGACTCGGACCACACATGGGAGGGCTACGGCGTCGCAGACTTCGGGAGCGACCTCGCGGAGTTCGTTGAGAAGATCGGCATTGCCCCGTGCGACTACGTCGGTGCGTCTCTTGGCGCTCGCAACGGGATCGCCTATGCCGGCGATCGCTCGGACCACCTCAAGCACTTCGTCTGCCTCGACTACGGCCCCGAGATGAGCGTCGTGTCGGCGCGCAACCAGATCTCCGGTATGAACAGGCGGCTCCTCGGCTATCGCAGCATCGACGAGTACGTCGAGATCCAGATGCAGGGCAATCCGAGGCCCGGCGAGGACCACTACCGCCACCAGGCCGAGCACAGCCTCAGGCTCAACTACGCGGGCAAGTACGTCACGAAGTCGGACCCGGACATGTTCTGGATCAACGGCAGCTTCGGAGTAAAAGAGGTGCCGTACCTGTGGGAGCAGTGGGGCAAGATCTCGTGCCCGATCATGGAGATGAAGGGCGGCGAGAGCGACTTCCTCTCAGGCGAGATCAAGTCGCGGATGATCGAGATGCAGCCGTCGATGACGTGGGTGGATGTGCCTGAATCTGGTCACGGGATTACGGGGGAC encodes:
- a CDS encoding alpha/beta hydrolase, whose protein sequence is MTDITPTDHNVEVNGLNIHYLDWGGPSNRNLLLAHGQGGNAHNWDHIARALHEEFRVIAIDQRGHGDSDHTWEGYGVADFGSDLAEFVEKIGIAPCDYVGASLGARNGIAYAGDRSDHLKHFVCLDYGPEMSVVSARNQISGMNRRLLGYRSIDEYVEIQMQGNPRPGEDHYRHQAEHSLRLNYAGKYVTKSDPDMFWINGSFGVKEVPYLWEQWGKISCPIMEMKGGESDFLSGEIKSRMIEMQPSMTWVDVPESGHGITGDNPDFLVNELRAFFVD
- the nadD gene encoding nicotinate-nucleotide adenylyltransferase, with protein sequence MASTTPHRIGILGGTFDPIHLGHLAIAEAARDRLDLDRVILIPAGRPWLKSGQQVTSADHRLAMVKLAVEDRPGLEVSSIEIERPGPTYTVDTLAEMRDEKGNEAELYFILGMDSVRDLRRWHEPERLFDMCTVVAVPRPDSVDISTAEIECEFPVAHDRIKTIRGPMLDISATDIRQRISESRSVSDSVPPPVEQYIHEHGLYRGGEGY